The following are from one region of the Tenacibaculum dicentrarchi genome:
- a CDS encoding rhodanese-like domain-containing protein translates to MGLFNLFRKKNMGEKIQEYLGNQAIILDVRTLEEWNEGHSEGAKHIVLTTISARFAEIKEWKKPVIAVCRSGARSGQATDFLVAQGIDVINGGPWQNVDQYLTK, encoded by the coding sequence ATGGGATTATTTAATTTATTTAGAAAAAAAAACATGGGCGAAAAAATACAAGAATATTTAGGTAACCAAGCAATTATTTTAGATGTAAGAACTTTAGAAGAATGGAATGAAGGTCACTCAGAAGGAGCAAAACACATTGTTTTAACAACAATTTCAGCAAGGTTTGCAGAAATTAAAGAATGGAAAAAACCTGTAATCGCAGTTTGTAGAAGTGGTGCTAGAAGTGGTCAGGCAACTGATTTTTTAGTAGCACAAGGAATTGACGTAATTAACGGAGGTCCTTGGCAAAATGTAGATCAGTATTTAACAAAATAA
- a CDS encoding GSCFA domain-containing protein, whose product MKLQTQIPLKKQPHHLINYNSKLLLLGSCFSENIGNKLSFYKFQSEQNPFGILFHPKAIEKLITDAINQKKHTEEAVFLHNESWHCFDAHSSLSSSDKKEVLNNLNTANTATFEHLKNVSHLIITLGTSWVYRKISSDAIVANCHKIPQKNFLKEILTIDEVTESLDAIIALTKSVNPDISIIFTVSPVRHIKDGFIENQQSKAHLLSAIHQIIDAKNNTYYFPSYEIMMDELRDYRFYAEDMIHPNNTAINYIWEKFIEVWISENTKKTMREVEIIQKGLAHSSFNPTSEAHQKFLKNIAQKKETLQKAFPFIIF is encoded by the coding sequence ATGAAACTTCAAACACAAATACCTTTAAAAAAACAACCTCATCATTTAATTAACTACAACTCAAAGTTACTTTTATTAGGTTCTTGTTTTTCTGAAAACATCGGAAATAAATTATCATTTTATAAATTTCAATCAGAACAAAATCCTTTCGGAATTTTATTTCATCCAAAAGCTATTGAAAAATTAATTACGGATGCTATTAATCAAAAAAAACACACAGAAGAAGCTGTTTTTTTACACAATGAATCTTGGCATTGTTTTGATGCACATTCTAGTTTAAGTTCTTCGGATAAAAAAGAAGTTTTAAATAATTTAAACACTGCAAATACGGCAACATTTGAGCATTTAAAAAATGTGAGTCATCTAATAATTACACTTGGTACTTCATGGGTTTATCGTAAAATTTCTTCGGATGCTATTGTAGCGAATTGCCATAAAATTCCGCAGAAAAATTTTTTAAAAGAAATTTTAACTATTGATGAAGTTACTGAAAGTTTAGATGCTATTATTGCTTTAACAAAATCTGTTAATCCTGATATTTCAATTATTTTCACAGTTTCGCCAGTGCGTCACATAAAAGATGGTTTTATTGAAAATCAACAAAGTAAAGCGCATTTATTAAGCGCAATTCATCAAATTATTGATGCTAAAAATAACACTTATTATTTTCCTTCTTATGAAATTATGATGGATGAATTACGTGATTATCGTTTTTATGCTGAAGATATGATTCATCCAAATAATACAGCAATCAATTATATTTGGGAAAAATTCATAGAAGTTTGGATTTCTGAAAACACCAAAAAAACGATGAGAGAAGTTGAAATAATTCAAAAAGGATTGGCACATAGTTCTTTTAACCCAACATCGGAAGCGCATCAGAAGTTTTTAAAAAATATAGCACAAAAAAAGGAAACACTTCAAAAAGCATTTCCTTTTATTATATTTTAA
- a CDS encoding class I SAM-dependent methyltransferase codes for MKIFKSILNTIPRPLLIKASYLVRPVIAWWLKGDVFTDPIDGKSFRKFLPYGYGIQRENALSPSTLSLERHRLLWLYLQNETNFLSSNNSSDKKLKVLHIAPEQCFLDIFRKQKNLDYITSDLESPIADVKADICDLPFKDNEFDVVFCNHVLEHISDDTKAMQELYRVLKVGGFGIFQIPQDLSREKTFEDDSITDEKERTKIFGQYDHVRVYGRDYFDKLRSIGFKVDEVDFTKKIAPEKLARFALMKGEILPVCFKS; via the coding sequence TTGAAAATATTCAAATCCATATTAAACACCATTCCACGACCTTTATTAATTAAAGCTAGTTATTTGGTACGCCCAGTAATTGCGTGGTGGTTAAAAGGTGATGTATTTACCGACCCAATTGATGGAAAATCATTCCGTAAATTTTTGCCTTACGGATATGGAATCCAAAGAGAAAATGCACTTTCGCCTTCTACCCTATCATTAGAAAGACATCGTTTATTATGGTTGTATTTACAAAATGAAACAAATTTTTTATCTTCAAATAATTCTTCGGATAAAAAATTAAAAGTACTTCATATTGCACCTGAACAATGCTTTTTAGATATCTTCAGAAAACAAAAAAACTTAGATTATATTACTTCTGATTTAGAATCGCCAATTGCTGATGTAAAAGCCGATATTTGCGATTTACCTTTTAAAGACAATGAATTTGATGTTGTTTTTTGTAATCATGTTTTAGAACATATTTCTGATGATACAAAAGCAATGCAAGAATTATACAGAGTGCTAAAAGTTGGCGGATTTGGTATTTTTCAGATTCCACAAGATTTATCAAGAGAAAAAACTTTTGAAGATGATTCAATTACCGATGAAAAGGAACGCACAAAAATATTCGGACAATACGACCATGTACGTGTTTACGGTCGTGATTATTTTGATAAACTTCGCTCCATAGGTTTTAAAGTTGATGAAGTTGATTTTACAAAAAAAATCGCACCAGAAAAACTAGCACGATTTGCATTGATGAAAGGCGAAATTTTACCTGTATGTTTTAAGAGTTAA
- a CDS encoding MerR family transcriptional regulator: MKNVSLFNKKDNKLNNIKKSFTIKDLENISGIKAHTIRIWEKRYNLLSPERTDTNIRYYSSENLLKLLNVVLLNKNNYKISKISQMSDKDILLVARELAFKNAINDEAINSLKMAMFQFDKVLFNNTYNQLLNKKTFRGIFKDVFVPFLNHIGLLWQTDTLLHAHEHFISNLIAQKIQISTEKLEYSIIDSDVIYVLFLPENEVHELGLMYLNYELVLRGNKTIYLGQSLPLSNLNYFFESDTEVRFITSLTVQPYDDKIMDYFQEIEIALKGKKHQFIAVGNKTSKVKEVNFEANISLYNSVIELLKVL, translated from the coding sequence ATGAAAAATGTATCTTTGTTTAATAAAAAAGATAATAAATTGAACAATATTAAAAAATCATTTACAATAAAAGACCTTGAAAATATTTCAGGAATTAAAGCACATACTATTCGTATTTGGGAAAAGCGATATAATTTATTATCGCCAGAAAGAACAGATACTAATATTAGATATTACTCTTCAGAAAATTTATTGAAATTGTTAAATGTTGTTTTGTTAAATAAAAACAATTACAAAATATCTAAAATTTCACAAATGTCTGATAAAGATATTTTGCTAGTAGCAAGAGAATTAGCTTTTAAAAATGCCATAAATGATGAAGCTATAAACTCTTTAAAAATGGCAATGTTTCAGTTTGATAAAGTTTTATTTAATAATACTTATAATCAATTATTGAATAAAAAAACATTTAGAGGAATTTTTAAAGATGTTTTTGTGCCTTTTTTAAATCATATCGGTTTATTGTGGCAAACAGATACATTGCTACATGCACACGAACATTTTATATCGAATTTAATAGCTCAAAAAATTCAAATTAGCACTGAAAAATTGGAATATTCAATAATAGATTCAGATGTTATTTATGTGTTGTTTTTACCCGAAAATGAAGTTCATGAATTAGGATTGATGTATTTAAATTATGAACTAGTTTTAAGAGGAAATAAAACCATATATTTAGGACAGAGTTTACCTTTAAGTAACTTGAATTATTTTTTTGAAAGTGATACCGAAGTTCGATTTATTACATCATTAACCGTTCAGCCTTATGATGATAAAATAATGGATTACTTTCAAGAAATAGAGATAGCTTTAAAAGGTAAAAAACATCAATTTATTGCTGTAGGTAATAAAACATCAAAAGTAAAAGAAGTTAATTTTGAAGCAAATATTTCTCTTTATAATTCTGTTATAGAACTTTTAAAAGTGTTGTAA
- the gpmI gene encoding 2,3-bisphosphoglycerate-independent phosphoglycerate mutase: MNKKVILMILDGWGITQDPKVSAIYNAKTPFINSLYDKFPHAELRTDGNHVGLPEGQMGNSEVGHMNLGAGRIVYQNLAKINKAVDEGTLAQETELLNAFDYAKKNNKNVHFLGLVSNGGIHSHINHAKGLLSAAADFGLSDVFLHAFTDGRDCDPKSGKYFINDIEKHMQKTTGKLATITGRYFAMDRDNRWERVQLAYDALVNGKGEISTDATKSIQENYDENITDEFVKPIIMVDEKNQPKTTIKEDDVVIFFNFRTDRGRELTEILNQKDFPELNTKKLPLYFVTMTNYDETFKDIKVIYNSNNIENTLGEVLENAGKTQIRIAETEKYPHVTFFFSGGREQEFKGEKRLLCPSPKVATYDLQPEMSAYEIRDAIVPELKEGAVDFVCLNFANGDMVGHTGVFEAAVKACETVDNCVKDVITTALENDYTTIVIADHGNCETMMNPDGSPHTAHTTNPVPMVLVDKELKTIKDGVLGDIAPTILHLMNVPQPKEMTQDSLL; this comes from the coding sequence ATGAACAAAAAAGTAATTTTAATGATACTTGATGGCTGGGGAATTACTCAAGACCCTAAAGTATCTGCCATATACAATGCCAAAACTCCATTTATAAATTCGTTATACGATAAATTTCCACACGCAGAATTGCGTACCGATGGAAATCATGTTGGATTACCTGAAGGACAAATGGGAAATTCGGAAGTTGGACACATGAATTTAGGTGCTGGTAGAATTGTATATCAGAATCTTGCAAAAATCAACAAAGCTGTTGATGAAGGTACGTTAGCGCAAGAAACTGAATTATTAAATGCTTTTGATTACGCCAAGAAAAACAATAAAAATGTGCACTTTTTAGGGTTGGTTTCTAATGGAGGAATTCATTCTCATATAAATCATGCAAAAGGATTACTTAGTGCTGCCGCTGATTTTGGTTTATCGGATGTTTTTCTACACGCTTTTACTGATGGTAGAGATTGTGACCCTAAATCAGGGAAATATTTTATCAATGATATTGAAAAGCATATGCAAAAAACAACAGGTAAATTGGCAACAATTACAGGTCGTTACTTTGCTATGGATAGAGATAATCGTTGGGAAAGAGTGCAATTAGCTTACGATGCTTTAGTTAACGGAAAAGGAGAAATTTCTACTGATGCTACCAAAAGTATTCAAGAAAACTATGATGAAAATATTACGGATGAATTTGTAAAACCTATTATTATGGTTGATGAAAAAAATCAACCTAAAACAACGATTAAAGAAGATGATGTTGTTATCTTTTTTAACTTTAGAACAGATAGAGGTCGTGAATTAACCGAAATTCTGAATCAAAAAGATTTTCCTGAACTTAATACCAAAAAATTACCATTATACTTTGTTACCATGACAAATTATGATGAAACTTTTAAAGATATTAAAGTAATTTACAACAGTAATAATATTGAAAATACCTTAGGCGAAGTTTTAGAAAACGCAGGTAAAACTCAAATTAGAATTGCTGAAACGGAGAAATATCCACACGTAACATTTTTCTTTTCTGGAGGAAGAGAACAAGAATTTAAAGGTGAAAAACGTTTATTGTGTCCATCGCCAAAAGTAGCAACATACGATTTACAACCAGAAATGAGTGCTTACGAAATTCGTGATGCAATTGTTCCTGAATTAAAAGAAGGAGCTGTTGATTTTGTATGTTTAAACTTTGCAAATGGCGATATGGTTGGTCATACAGGTGTTTTTGAAGCAGCAGTAAAAGCTTGTGAAACGGTTGATAATTGTGTAAAAGATGTAATTACAACAGCTTTAGAAAACGATTATACAACTATTGTAATTGCCGACCACGGTAATTGTGAAACAATGATGAATCCTGACGGTTCTCCTCATACTGCTCACACCACAAACCCTGTACCAATGGTTTTAGTTGATAAAGAATTAAAAACCATAAAAGATGGTGTTTTAGGCGATATTGCCCCCACTATTTTACACTTAATGAACGTGCCACAACCCAAAGAAATGACACAAGATTCATTGCTATAA
- a CDS encoding FAD:protein FMN transferase codes for MIHKLTYIVSFFILFLSCTQKKESSKNKLQGFVFGTTYHITYFENENKANYQKSIDSLFSLVNNSLSTYLPTSDISKINKGDTTVVVHDMFIEVFAKAKKIYKETDGYFDPTIGKLINAYGFGSGKERKNLSSEEIKKLMVGVGFNKVKLKNNKVYRESNQIEFNVNAFAKGYGVDVIGRFLETKNIHNYLIEIGGEIRARGKKNDKLWKVAIEKPNIDGTRSLQKIISLDNESMATSGNYRKFKLNENGKKIVHTINAKTGLANESNLLSVSVRLKGDCADVDAYATAFLAMGLEKTKAFLQKHPELKVVLLYNDKNNELKEFEN; via the coding sequence ATGATTCATAAATTAACTTACATAGTATCTTTTTTTATACTTTTTCTTTCTTGCACACAAAAAAAAGAATCATCAAAAAATAAGTTACAAGGCTTTGTTTTTGGTACAACGTATCATATTACTTATTTTGAAAATGAAAATAAAGCTAATTATCAAAAATCAATAGATAGTTTATTTAGTTTAGTTAATAATTCATTATCTACGTATTTACCAACTTCGGATATTTCAAAGATAAATAAAGGTGATACTACCGTAGTTGTTCATGATATGTTTATTGAAGTTTTTGCAAAAGCGAAAAAAATATATAAAGAAACAGATGGCTATTTTGACCCTACAATTGGTAAATTAATTAATGCTTACGGATTTGGGTCGGGTAAGGAGCGTAAAAATTTATCATCCGAAGAAATTAAAAAATTGATGGTTGGTGTTGGTTTTAATAAAGTGAAACTTAAAAATAACAAAGTTTATCGTGAGTCAAATCAGATTGAATTTAACGTAAATGCTTTTGCAAAAGGATACGGTGTTGATGTTATTGGTCGGTTTTTAGAAACTAAAAACATCCATAATTATTTGATTGAAATAGGTGGAGAAATTAGAGCAAGAGGAAAAAAGAATGATAAATTATGGAAAGTTGCCATAGAAAAACCAAATATTGATGGAACACGCTCACTTCAAAAAATAATTTCTTTAGATAATGAATCAATGGCTACTTCTGGTAATTATCGAAAATTTAAACTAAATGAAAATGGTAAAAAAATTGTACATACTATTAATGCTAAAACAGGTTTAGCTAATGAAAGTAATTTATTAAGTGTTTCAGTGCGATTAAAAGGCGATTGTGCCGATGTAGATGCTTATGCAACAGCTTTTTTAGCTATGGGATTAGAAAAAACTAAAGCATTTTTACAAAAACATCCTGAGTTAAAAGTTGTCCTATTATATAATGACAAAAACAATGAATTGAAAGAATTTGAAAATTAA
- a CDS encoding M48 family metalloprotease — MRNRGSAKVKLLIGAAIALFALFKYCSSAEINPYTGKKQHISISPKQEIAIGLSSAPQMAQQHGGLHPNNNAQLLVDKIGKELVDNSIARESGYPFEFHLLRDDRTINAFALPGGQVFITFALFNKLKNKDQLAGVLGHEIGHVIGRHSAARMAKQDLTQGLLSGASVGFDPSTAQGMAGIANVINMKYGRGDELESDEIGVKLMLDAGYNPESLIGVMQILKAAAGPNRTPEFQSTHPDPENRIEKIKSAIRKYRK, encoded by the coding sequence ATGAGAAATCGCGGAAGTGCAAAAGTTAAACTATTAATTGGTGCTGCTATTGCACTTTTTGCTTTATTTAAATACTGTTCTAGTGCAGAAATAAATCCTTATACAGGTAAAAAACAACATATTTCTATTTCTCCAAAACAAGAAATTGCTATCGGTTTAAGTAGCGCACCACAAATGGCACAACAACACGGTGGTTTACATCCGAATAATAACGCTCAATTATTAGTAGATAAAATTGGTAAAGAATTAGTAGATAATAGTATTGCTAGAGAATCTGGATATCCTTTTGAATTTCATTTATTAAGAGATGATAGAACTATTAACGCTTTTGCTTTACCTGGCGGACAAGTTTTTATAACGTTTGCATTATTCAATAAATTAAAAAATAAAGACCAATTAGCAGGCGTTTTAGGTCATGAAATTGGACACGTTATCGGGCGACATTCGGCAGCTCGTATGGCAAAACAAGATTTAACTCAAGGTTTACTTTCAGGTGCTTCTGTTGGTTTTGACCCAAGTACTGCGCAGGGAATGGCAGGAATTGCAAATGTTATTAACATGAAATATGGTAGAGGTGACGAATTAGAAAGTGACGAAATTGGCGTTAAATTAATGCTTGATGCTGGTTATAACCCTGAAAGTTTAATCGGTGTAATGCAAATTTTAAAAGCTGCTGCAGGACCTAACAGAACTCCAGAATTTCAAAGTACTCACCCCGACCCTGAAAATAGAATCGAAAAAATTAAAAGTGCTATTCGTAAGTATCGTAAATAA
- a CDS encoding phytoene desaturase family protein: MKKTIHIIGSGFSSLSASCYLAKAGYDVVILEKNETVGGRARQLIKDGFTFDIGPTWYWMPDVFEKFFADFGKKPSDYYELEKLDPAYQVYFDTADSITIPGSVQEIYEIFEAEEKGSSVHLKAFLKSAAYNYDVSINDLVYNPGVSPLELITPVTIGKITQFFSSIRKEVRRKIKSKKLIQILEFPVLFLGAKPSNTPAFYNFMNYADFVLGTWHPKGGMYKVIEAMITLAKDLGVTFKTEANVEEIKLNQLGEATGLVVNGDFITSDIILSGADYHHTETLLPQKYRQYSEKYWDKKVFAPSSLLFYVGFDKKLKNVCHHTLFFDTDFDTHAKTIYDTPSWPKDPMFYASFPSITEGSFAPINKEAATFLIPIAPGIEDTPELREKYFNLIISRLEKLTQQSVKESVIFKESFCVKDFVKDYNSYKGNAYGLANILTQTAFLRPKIKSKKVKNLFFTGQLTVPGPGVPPSLISGKIASDLILKHH; this comes from the coding sequence TTGAAAAAAACAATACATATAATAGGGTCAGGTTTTTCATCATTATCAGCTTCTTGTTATTTAGCGAAAGCAGGATACGATGTTGTAATTTTAGAAAAAAATGAAACAGTAGGAGGTAGAGCTCGTCAATTAATAAAAGATGGATTTACTTTTGATATTGGTCCAACATGGTATTGGATGCCCGATGTTTTTGAAAAATTTTTTGCAGATTTCGGTAAAAAACCTTCCGATTATTATGAATTAGAAAAGTTAGACCCAGCATATCAAGTTTATTTTGATACCGCAGATTCTATAACAATACCAGGTAGCGTTCAAGAGATTTATGAAATTTTTGAAGCAGAAGAAAAAGGTAGTTCTGTTCATTTAAAAGCGTTTTTAAAATCGGCAGCCTATAATTATGATGTTTCTATAAACGATTTAGTATATAACCCAGGGGTTTCGCCTTTAGAATTGATAACGCCTGTTACCATTGGAAAAATAACACAGTTTTTTTCATCAATAAGAAAAGAAGTCCGCAGAAAAATAAAAAGTAAAAAGTTAATTCAAATTTTAGAATTTCCTGTTTTATTTTTAGGTGCAAAACCAAGTAATACTCCCGCTTTTTATAATTTTATGAATTATGCCGATTTTGTTTTAGGAACTTGGCATCCGAAAGGAGGAATGTATAAAGTTATTGAAGCAATGATAACGTTGGCTAAAGATTTAGGAGTAACTTTTAAAACTGAAGCAAATGTTGAAGAAATTAAACTTAATCAATTAGGTGAAGCTACTGGTTTAGTTGTGAATGGTGATTTTATTACTTCGGATATTATTTTAAGCGGTGCTGATTATCATCACACAGAAACATTATTACCTCAAAAATACAGACAGTATTCTGAAAAATATTGGGATAAAAAAGTTTTTGCACCTTCATCATTATTATTTTATGTTGGTTTTGATAAAAAATTAAAAAATGTGTGTCATCATACCTTATTTTTTGATACCGATTTTGATACGCATGCAAAAACTATTTACGATACCCCAAGTTGGCCAAAAGACCCGATGTTTTACGCAAGTTTCCCTTCAATAACAGAAGGTTCTTTTGCGCCAATTAATAAAGAAGCTGCTACTTTTTTAATTCCCATAGCACCCGGTATTGAAGATACTCCAGAGCTTAGAGAAAAGTATTTTAATTTAATTATTAGTAGATTAGAGAAATTAACACAGCAATCTGTAAAAGAAAGTGTTATATTTAAAGAAAGTTTTTGTGTAAAGGATTTTGTGAAAGATTACAACTCGTATAAAGGTAATGCCTACGGATTAGCAAATATTTTAACACAAACAGCTTTTTTAAGACCAAAAATAAAAAGTAAAAAAGTAAAGAATTTATTTTTTACAGGACAATTAACGGTTCCAGGACCGGGGGTACCACCGTCATTAATTTCGGGTAAAATAGCTTCAGATTTAATTTTAAAACACCATTAA
- the map gene encoding type I methionyl aminopeptidase: MIKRKTREEIEIMRESALVVSKTLGMLAKEVKPGVSTLYLDKLAEEFIREQGAIPGFLGLYDFPNTLCMSPNSQVVHGIPNKTPLIEGDIISIDCGSIKNGFYGDHAYTFAVGEIAAETQKLLDVTRESLYVGIRELKVGNRVGDVGFAIQNFTEKHGYGVVRELVGHGLGRVMHEDPEMPNYGQRGRGKKFVEGMVVAIEPMTNLGTHKILQHDDGWTITTLDGKPSAHFEHDVAIVNGKPELLSTFKYVHEALGIETNEEDEFRA; the protein is encoded by the coding sequence ATGATCAAAAGAAAAACTAGAGAAGAAATAGAAATCATGCGTGAAAGCGCATTAGTCGTATCAAAAACTTTAGGGATGTTAGCTAAAGAAGTAAAACCTGGTGTTTCTACTTTATATTTAGATAAACTTGCCGAAGAATTTATTCGCGAGCAAGGTGCAATTCCTGGTTTTTTAGGATTATATGATTTCCCGAACACCCTTTGTATGAGTCCTAACTCACAAGTTGTACACGGAATCCCTAACAAAACTCCTTTAATTGAAGGTGATATTATTTCGATTGATTGTGGTTCGATTAAAAATGGTTTTTACGGTGATCATGCTTACACATTTGCTGTTGGTGAAATTGCTGCCGAAACTCAAAAACTACTAGACGTAACTAGAGAAAGTTTGTATGTTGGTATTCGTGAATTAAAAGTAGGAAATCGTGTTGGCGATGTTGGTTTTGCTATTCAAAACTTTACTGAAAAACATGGTTACGGAGTAGTTCGTGAATTGGTTGGTCATGGTTTAGGTCGTGTAATGCACGAAGACCCAGAAATGCCAAATTACGGTCAAAGAGGTCGTGGTAAAAAGTTTGTTGAAGGTATGGTTGTTGCCATTGAACCGATGACAAACCTAGGAACTCACAAGATTTTACAACATGATGATGGTTGGACAATTACTACTTTAGATGGTAAACCTTCGGCTCATTTTGAACATGATGTTGCTATTGTTAATGGTAAACCAGAATTACTTTCTACCTTTAAATATGTGCACGAAGCTTTAGGTATTGAAACTAACGAAGAAGACGAATTTAGAGCATAA
- a CDS encoding aromatic amino acid hydroxylase, whose translation MNSHFELNEVTKKLPKHLHKFIVKQPYNEYTAQNQAVWRYVMRMNIDYLGKVAHSSYLKGLEKTGISINNIPYMEGMNRILKEIGWSAVSVDGFIPPNAFMEFQAYNVLVIASDIRTINHIEYTPAPDIIHEAAGHAPIIANPEYSEYLRRFGEIGSKAISSSKDYEMYEAIRLLSILKEDPNATKKSIDEAQEKVTLLQDNMGELSEMAQIRNLHWWTVEYGLIGTTENPKIYGAGLLSSIGESKWCMKSEVKKVLYSVAAATQNFDITKPQPQLFVTPNFAYLSLVLDEFANTMALRTGGLKGVEKLINSKNLGTVELSTGIQISGIFTNVIEDEKGKIAYIQTTGNTALSNRDKELIGHGISYHAEGFGSPVGKLKGINLPIEDMSPRDLKAYGIYEGEIINLEFESGVVVAGKIITGTRDLRGKILIVSLKDCTVTYKEQILFEPSWGIYDMAIGKELVSAYSGSADVVSFDDIGKVSETKTHKIKYSEADNKLYQMYADVRKYREEDTITEKLIETILKILKSEYPKDWLLVLELYELAFKNDFSIKITLKKYLESLKSNKGYKALIENGLYLLSEK comes from the coding sequence ATGAATTCTCATTTCGAGTTAAATGAAGTAACTAAAAAGTTACCAAAGCACTTACATAAATTTATTGTAAAACAACCATACAACGAATATACCGCCCAAAATCAAGCGGTTTGGCGATATGTAATGCGTATGAATATTGATTATTTAGGTAAAGTTGCTCATTCATCATATTTAAAAGGATTAGAAAAAACAGGAATATCAATAAATAACATTCCTTATATGGAAGGAATGAATCGTATTTTAAAAGAAATCGGTTGGTCGGCAGTTTCTGTTGATGGATTTATTCCTCCAAATGCTTTTATGGAATTTCAAGCATATAATGTATTGGTAATAGCTTCGGATATTCGTACTATAAATCATATTGAATATACACCAGCACCAGATATTATTCATGAAGCAGCAGGACACGCTCCAATTATTGCAAATCCTGAATATTCAGAATATTTACGACGTTTTGGTGAAATAGGTTCAAAAGCAATTTCATCATCAAAAGATTATGAAATGTATGAAGCAATTCGATTATTATCAATTTTAAAAGAAGATCCTAATGCGACTAAAAAATCAATAGATGAAGCACAAGAAAAGGTAACGTTGTTACAGGATAATATGGGCGAATTATCTGAAATGGCACAAATAAGAAATTTGCATTGGTGGACAGTTGAATATGGTTTAATCGGAACTACTGAAAATCCGAAAATATACGGCGCAGGTTTATTATCATCCATAGGAGAAAGTAAATGGTGTATGAAATCGGAAGTTAAAAAAGTTCTGTATTCAGTTGCCGCAGCTACTCAAAATTTTGATATTACAAAACCACAACCTCAGTTATTTGTTACGCCAAATTTTGCGTATTTAAGTTTAGTTTTAGATGAATTTGCTAATACAATGGCACTTAGAACAGGAGGTTTAAAAGGCGTTGAAAAGTTAATCAATTCTAAAAATTTAGGAACTGTTGAATTAAGTACAGGAATTCAAATATCAGGGATTTTCACCAATGTTATTGAAGATGAAAAAGGTAAAATCGCCTACATACAAACAACAGGAAATACTGCTTTATCAAACAGAGATAAAGAATTAATTGGTCACGGAATTAGTTATCATGCTGAAGGTTTTGGAAGTCCTGTAGGAAAGTTAAAAGGAATTAATTTGCCTATTGAAGATATGAGTCCACGTGATTTAAAAGCCTACGGAATTTATGAAGGCGAAATAATAAATCTAGAATTTGAAAGTGGTGTAGTTGTTGCTGGTAAAATAATTACAGGAACACGCGATTTAAGAGGTAAAATTTTAATAGTGTCTTTAAAAGATTGTACAGTTACTTATAAGGAACAAATTTTATTTGAACCATCATGGGGAATTTACGATATGGCAATAGGAAAAGAATTAGTTTCGGCATATTCAGGATCTGCAGATGTTGTTTCTTTTGATGATATAGGGAAAGTATCTGAAACAAAAACACATAAAATTAAATATTCAGAAGCTGATAATAAATTATATCAAATGTATGCTGATGTTAGAAAATATAGAGAAGAAGATACTATTACTGAAAAACTGATTGAAACTATTTTAAAGATACTAAAAAGTGAATATCCAAAGGATTGGTTATTAGTTTTAGAGTTATACGAATTGGCTTTTAAGAATGATTTTTCGATAAAAATCACCTTAAAAAAATATTTAGAAAGTTTAAAAAGTAACAAGGGTTACAAAGCATTAATAGAAAACGGATTATATTTGTTGTCTGAGAAATAA